In Candidatus Neomarinimicrobiota bacterium, the following are encoded in one genomic region:
- a CDS encoding Ig-like domain-containing protein: MKWSVLVFLALITLNSFWTCANERAITGGPEDKTAPRILFSTPENESVNIDPDLTIYIKFTEQMKQATFKTALQIWPRPPGDFELKSGWTWLKISFNEPLEQDVTYLLTLDKTTQDLRGNGLESTFVLAFSTGANLNSGHLSGVIHGSKAIKKNGNILLYRQFDIPLQELRKLPADYIFQPDDDGTFELSYLAERSYMLFYHWDRNRNRLLDGDDFFGRPRNASVLAHGDSIKVIHKLWPQLIPLEQFKLLEVAELSGQFIQVRTSRPVTRKTLENIELVADKVILPILGSSLVKEDEHAMHLNTAMPITQNTQVWLTNFQDTSGFSLHSDTLVFYTSTEYDTLEFEDLTVSWTNGSPKRFPNESSSMQIRSNLPFTFRSDSAFQIRDAQVDSVVIPGSLQKSSSMEWVFTPDTLLADGRSFKWEVITSSLYSALNYHDLDSLMTGQLFTVHSDSLGSLRVFHSGSEILECELTGKDIERSFKLKPGLPVLIDHLPAQQYFLSAYVDQNGDGRYNSGGLGPVAGSEPFWFFPTEIRVRARWETDLGEWVLEK, encoded by the coding sequence ATGAAGTGGTCCGTACTCGTGTTCCTGGCTTTGATCACTCTCAATTCGTTCTGGACCTGTGCCAATGAACGGGCGATCACAGGTGGTCCGGAAGATAAAACAGCACCTCGTATTCTCTTTAGCACTCCTGAAAATGAATCAGTGAATATTGATCCTGATCTCACCATCTATATCAAGTTCACGGAGCAGATGAAGCAAGCTACTTTCAAAACTGCCTTGCAGATCTGGCCCAGACCTCCTGGGGATTTCGAGTTGAAGTCAGGATGGACCTGGCTCAAGATCAGTTTTAATGAACCGCTGGAGCAGGATGTCACCTATCTGTTGACCCTGGATAAAACTACTCAGGATTTAAGGGGGAATGGCCTGGAATCCACCTTCGTACTGGCCTTCAGTACTGGTGCAAATCTGAATTCGGGTCATTTAAGCGGTGTGATTCATGGATCCAAAGCCATTAAAAAAAATGGAAATATTCTGCTTTACCGCCAGTTCGACATACCACTACAAGAGTTAAGAAAATTACCCGCTGATTACATTTTTCAACCGGATGATGATGGGACTTTTGAACTGTCCTATCTGGCGGAACGCTCCTATATGCTATTTTACCATTGGGATCGGAATCGCAATCGGCTGCTTGACGGGGATGATTTCTTTGGCAGACCCAGGAACGCTTCCGTTCTTGCTCATGGGGATAGTATTAAAGTCATCCATAAGCTTTGGCCGCAACTCATTCCACTGGAGCAATTTAAATTGCTGGAAGTGGCTGAGTTGTCAGGGCAGTTCATTCAGGTTAGGACCAGTCGGCCGGTAACACGTAAGACGCTTGAAAACATTGAATTGGTAGCTGACAAGGTGATCTTGCCGATCCTGGGATCATCCCTGGTGAAGGAGGATGAACATGCCATGCACCTCAACACGGCAATGCCTATTACTCAAAATACTCAAGTTTGGTTGACCAATTTTCAGGATACCAGTGGTTTCAGTCTTCACTCTGATACATTGGTTTTCTATACTTCAACAGAATATGACACGCTGGAATTTGAAGATCTAACAGTTAGTTGGACTAATGGGAGTCCAAAGCGATTTCCCAATGAAAGTTCCTCCATGCAGATCAGGTCGAACTTGCCTTTCACATTCAGATCTGATAGTGCTTTTCAGATAAGAGATGCCCAAGTGGATTCCGTTGTGATCCCGGGCTCGTTACAAAAAAGTTCTTCCATGGAGTGGGTGTTCACACCGGATACACTGTTGGCTGATGGCCGGAGTTTTAAATGGGAGGTAATAACCAGTTCGCTCTATTCAGCACTGAATTACCATGATCTGGATTCGCTCATGACCGGGCAGTTGTTTACCGTTCATTCAGATTCACTGGGCAGTCTCCGTGTTTTTCATAGTGGATCTGAAATTCTTGAGTGTGAGTTGACCGGAAAAGATATTGAACGATCATTTAAACTGAAACCAGGATTGCCTGTTTTGATTGACCACTTGCCTGCCCAGCAATATTTTTTATCGGCCTATGTGGATCAGAATGGAGATGGCCGGTACAATAGTGGTGGTTTGGGACCAGTTGCCGGGTCAGAGCCATTTTGGTTCTTCCCCACGGAGATCAGGGTACGAGCCAGATGGGAAACGGATCTGGGGGAGTGGGTGCTGGAGAAGTAG